From a region of the Fibrobacter sp. UWB2 genome:
- a CDS encoding leucine-rich repeat domain-containing protein has product MNLLDVIAKAKQEKAKTLDLSQKGLRLLPPELFEIESLEELNLDRNLLVEIPDDIGLLKNLKSLSVSENDLMELPESIGELTKLENLYLGYNSLSDLPESVGKLVNLQTVNIAKNQLLDLPLEVGNWQKVVKLSLHDNMLSEIPPTIGKMKSLVKLYLDNNELTTIPATLSHLENLEILMISGNRLGAIPSEFSNLKSLRELVLDANQLATLPESLAECESLQTISVIENPLEGGIPRVLLDKKGLSIDQ; this is encoded by the coding sequence ATGAATTTACTAGACGTTATCGCCAAAGCAAAACAGGAAAAAGCAAAGACTCTCGACCTTTCCCAGAAAGGCCTGCGTCTTCTGCCCCCGGAACTTTTTGAAATTGAATCCCTTGAGGAACTCAACCTCGACCGCAACCTGCTCGTCGAAATTCCTGACGACATCGGCCTTTTGAAGAACCTGAAGAGCCTCTCCGTGAGCGAAAACGACCTCATGGAACTGCCGGAATCCATCGGCGAACTCACCAAGCTCGAAAACCTTTACCTCGGTTATAACAGCCTTTCGGACCTTCCGGAATCCGTGGGCAAGCTCGTGAACCTCCAGACGGTGAACATCGCGAAAAACCAGCTTCTGGACCTGCCGCTCGAAGTCGGCAACTGGCAGAAGGTGGTCAAGCTCTCGCTCCACGACAACATGCTCTCCGAAATTCCGCCGACCATCGGCAAGATGAAGAGCCTCGTGAAGCTCTACCTCGACAACAACGAACTTACGACCATCCCGGCAACGCTCTCGCACCTCGAGAACCTCGAAATCCTCATGATTTCCGGTAACCGCCTGGGCGCCATCCCGTCGGAATTCAGCAACCTGAAGAGCCTCCGCGAACTCGTGCTTGACGCAAACCAGCTTGCGACCCTCCCAGAAAGCCTTGCCGAATGCGAAAGCCTCCAGACCATCTCCGTTATCGAAAACCCGCTCGAAGGTGGAATCCCGCGCGTGCTCCTCGACAAGAAGGGACTGAGCATCGACCAGTAG